The Pan paniscus chromosome 1, NHGRI_mPanPan1-v2.0_pri, whole genome shotgun sequence genome has a segment encoding these proteins:
- the CPLANE2 gene encoding ciliogenesis and planar polarity effector 2, which produces MARPPVPGSVVVPNWHESAEGKEYLACILRKNRRRVFGLLERPVLPPPVSIDTASYKIFVSGKSGVGKTALVAKLAGLEVPVVHHETTGIQTTVVFWPAKLQASSRVVMFRFEFWDCGESALKKFDHMLPACMENTDAFLFLFSFTDRASFEDLPGQLARIAGEAPGVVRMVIGSKFDQYMHTDVPERDLTAFRQAWELPLLRVKSVPGRRLADGRTLDGRAGLADVAHILNGLAEQLWHQDQVAAGLLPNPPESAPE; this is translated from the exons ATGGCCAGACCTCCCGTGCCCGGTTCAGTGGTTGTCCCAAACTGGCACGAGAGTGCCGAGGGCAAGGAGTACCTGGCTTGCATTCTGCGCAAGAACCGCCGGCGGGTGTTTG GGCTGCTTGAGCGGCCAGTGCTGCCACCGCCTGTGTCCATTGACACTGCCAGCTACAAGATCTTTGTGTCCGGGAAGAGTGGTGTGGGCAAGACGGCGCTGGTGGCCAAGCTGGCTGGCCTGGAGGTGCCTGTGGTGCACCACGAGACCACCG GCATCCAGACCACTGTGGTATTTTGGCCAGCCAAGCTGCAGGCCAGCAGCCGTGTCGTCATGTTTCGTTTTGAGTTCTGGGACTGTGGAGAGTCTGCACTCAAAAAGTTCGATCATATGCTGCCG GCTTGCATGGAGAacacagatgccttcctcttcctcttctccttcactGACCGTGCCTCCTTTGAAGACCTCCCTGGACAGCTGGCCCGCATAGCAGGTGAGGCCCCTGGTGTCGTCAGGATGGTCATCGGCTCCAA ATTTGACCAGTACATGCACACGGATGTGCCCGAGCGGGACCTCACAGCCTTCCGGCAGGCCTGGGAGCTGCCCCTGCTACGGGTGAAGAGTGTGCCGGGGCGGCGGCTGGCTGATGGGCGCACACTGGATGGGCGGGCTGGGCTGGCTGACGTTGCCCACATACTCAATGGCCTTGCTGAGCAGCTGTGGCACCAGGACCAGGTGGCGGCTGGCCTGCTTCCCAACCCCCCAGAGAGTGCTCCTGAATGA